In the Fusarium oxysporum f. sp. lycopersici 4287 chromosome 9, whole genome shotgun sequence genome, one interval contains:
- a CDS encoding hypothetical protein (At least one base has a quality score < 10), translating to MQFSSIMIAAAGASVAAAQDYAPPAPVLDTTTLTSTTTRVITLTQCNPTVTNCPLRTTTSTEVVVTTSTAAPEVPTTSVYVPPTTSVYEPVVNTTSHELPTIISTPTISTTKKAPSAKTTFYPAGNTTTKAGPTAPGSYTTTKLPVPGSSTDVPANPGKPGYEDPQPFHRAYRRCQWSHRLFRLRRRCHGRCHGCSLLDAVNHLVTRSSLSLDRHELFFTSLMIPSCSS from the coding sequence ATGCAGTTCTCCAGCATCATGATTGCCGCCGCTGGCGCCTCGGTCGCCGCTGCTCAGGACTACgctcctcctgctcctgtTCTGGATACCACAACACTCACCTCGACCACTACCCGGGTTATCACTCTTACTCAGTGCAACCCTACTGTGACCAACTGCCCCCTTCGTACCACAACCTCGACCGAGGTTGTCGTTACCACTTCGACTGCTGCGCCCGAGGTTCCTACCACCTCTGTCTACGTTCCCCCTACCACCAGCGTCTACGAGCCTGTtgtcaacaccaccagccaCGAGCTTCCCACTATCATCAGCACTCCTAccatcagcaccaccaaGAAGGCTCCCTCTGCCAAGACCACCTTCTACCCTGCTGGCAACACTACCACCAAGGCTGGCCCTACTGCTCCTGGTTCTtacaccaccaccaagctcCCCGTTCCTGGCAGCAGCACTGATGTTCCCGCCAACCCCGGAAAGCCTGGCTATGAGGACCCCCAGCCCTTCCACCGTGCCTACCGCCGGTGCCAGTGGTCTCATCGCCTCTTCAGGCTTCGTCGGCGCTGCCATGGTCGCTGCCATGGTTGCTCTCTTCTAGATGCAGTAAACCACTTGGTTACACGATCCAGCCTGTCCCTTGACAGACATGAATTATTCTTCACTTCACTTATGATaccttcttgttcttcttag